The Solanum lycopersicum chromosome 2, SLM_r2.1 DNA window GGAGGACTTCACTTCTATTTAAGCACAATTATACCGCCCCGCCAGGCGTTACATTCAAATCCGGCAATTCCAGCCCCTCCGTCAAAGTGGCAGGATCATATCGAGACTTGAAGAGTCGAGAGAGTAAGCCAAACTTCAGCCCAATCGTTGGGGGTTGCTTGGAGGCTAAGATGAACATTAATGCTCACCATGCCCAGCCAAGAATATCCCCCAATGTTGGGACAAAACATTTCTGCCTACTTTTGAGCTTTTGTAAAGATTTTGATTTGTAGCTTTTCCTTTGGGATTTGTCTCCAAACGTTTTTGACTTTCATATAAGCACTTTGTATAGAATTTTTAGGCAACTTATCTTGTAGAAAGACTTGGagaaatatattgaaaaattggCTCTTGCCTCCCAAAAACTTTTTCTTCCTTGTATTGCCTTTCCTTGATTGTTTTATGGGCTGCATTTTGACTGTCTTGTTTGTTACATCCTTGGGTGTTGTTTTGACTGTTTGGACTGAGTTTTAAAGGGTTGTGCAAGCCTTCATAGACTGTTCCACGAGGTAAAAAATTAGCCCTGTGACATGTGATATCAGAGCAACGGTGAAGCATGACGTCAAAGTCCCAACGGAATGATGAGGCTGTCCAAAAGAAGGAGCTTAAAGTTCGGAGGGACCCTTACAAGAAACGTGACAAGAGTAAGGTAAGAGAACCTTTTTGTAACCCTTCTCTTAGTGGTAGAGCTGCTGGTGAAGAGGGGGAAGGGTCGGACATTATACAACTCGATGAAAAGATTATCGGAGTTGAGGCGGGGTTGTCAGCCCTAAATAGAAggattgttgttgttgagaataACTTTAGTTCTCTTGAATCTGTGGCACTTGAAGGGTTGGATGATGTGAAGAACAACCTTGTTGAGCTTGAGGAAGTTCACTAAGAGGGTTTGTCCAACCTCGAACTCAAGCTCACCGAGGCCCTCTCCTCTCTTCATAGAGAGTTTGAGGCACTGAAACTGCAGGTTGATGAGGCTGCCGAGATGGGGGTTGCTGCTCCCGTGACTGTGCGTGAGACACGCATTGAGGCTCCCAAACCCAAGGAATTTTGTGGGGAAAGGAGTGCTCAAGATGTTGAAAATTTCTTGTGGTAGATGGATGCGTACTTTGAGCACGTGAACATGCAAAGCAAGGCTGCCAAAATCAAAACGACTGCCATGTATTTGACTGATATGGCAATGTTGTGGTGGCGGAGAAGGAAGGCGGACATGGAGAAGGGGGTTTGTATTATTGACAGATGGGAGCAGTTCAAGGGAGAACTCAAACGTCAATTTTACCTGCAGAATGTTGTCCATGAGGACAGTCGGAGGTTGAGGGAGTTGAAACAAACTTCCTCTATTCGGGATTATGTGAAAGAGTTCACGAAATTGACACTCTAAATTCCGAGCTTGACCAGTGAAGACTTGTTGTTTTACTTCTTGGATGGTCTCCAAAACTGGGCCAAACAAGaacttcaaagacatcaagtTCACGATGTGGATGAGGCGATAGTAGTGGCAGAATCGCTCAACGATTTTCAGGCAGATGCGGCAAAGGAGAGGGACAATCGGAGCAAAACTGTTCCTCCCAAGGTTGACAACAACAAGATCAAAGGCAGACCAACTCCAAACCGAGGCAGCGACACGAAAGGTAACACTAGTGATCAACCTTCTAATTTCTGCAAGAGTTATGAGGACCGCAAGGAAGACGCTCCTCATCGTGAAGGTTGTTATATTTGTGAGGAGATGACACATACTGCTCGTTATTGTCCATCCTTGAGAAAATTGAGTGCAATGGTGACTGCTGAAAAGCAGCAAGAGAAGGTTGCGATGCAAACTAGAGGTTCCGCCGGGGAGCAACGGGGGCAGAATAGCAGGACAGACAAGGGAAAGAACGTTGATGTTGGTATGTTCAATCATATGGCTTTGTTTTATCATATTTCACTTGCTGCTTTGGCTGCTCAACCGGCTAGTATCAGGTCGCGCGAGTCACTGTTTGTCGATGCCAATTTGAATGGCAAGGACGTGCAGATTATGGTGGACACGGGTGCGACTCACAACTTCGTGACGGAGCAGAAGGCCAAAGATCTTGGCCTGACTTATGTTGCTAGCAACACGATGTTGAAGACGCTCAATGCCCTCCCCACTTCTATCCATGGCTTCGCTACTAAAGTCCCCATTGATTTAGGAGGTCGGACGGGGTTGACCGACTTCACCATTGCACCTATGGACGTGTTCGATATCATTTTAGGGCTGGAGTTTTGGTACGAGGTTAACGCGTTTATTTCACCGCGTCACAACCAGATGCACATCAGCGACACCGGAGGTTCATGCGTGGTACCCCTTATTCAGGTACCACAAAACGGGATGCACTTATCGGTGATGCAAATTGTTAAGGTTTTTAAGAGAGGTGAACCAACCTTTCTTGCTGCCCTTGTTGCTTTTCTGAGGCAGTTCCATTTTCTCATTGCATTGAGCACGTCCTTAGTGACAATAGGGACGTGATGCCGGAAGAACTTCCCCAACGGTTGCCACCCCGAAGGGAAGTTGATCATCAGATTGAGCTGGTTCCCGGGGCAAAGCCGCCTGCCATGACACTTTATCGTATAGTGCCCCCAGAATTAGAAGATTTGAGGAAATAACCCAAGGAGTTGCTTGATTCGGGACACATCAGACCGTCTAAGGCGCCATTTGGTGCACCTGTTTTGTTCCAAAAGAAGAAGGAGGGGACGCTGCGATTATGTATCGATTACTGAGCCCTCAACAAGGTCACGGTGaagaacaaatatcccattCCTTTGATTGCTGATTTGTTTGATCGATTGGGACATGCTAATGTGTTCACGAAGATGGAATTTAGGAAGGGTTATTACCAAGTTTGGATTGCCGAAGGTGATGAACCTGAGACGACTTGCGTGACTCGTTATGGTGCCTTTGAGTGGTTGTTCATGTCCTTTGGCTTGAAAAATACACCGGCAACATTCTGTACGTTGATGAACAAGTTGTTCCATCCCTACTTGGATCAGTTTGTGGTCATCTATTTAGACGATATCGTCGTCTATAACAATAGCATGGAGGATCATGTGGAACACTTGTGCAAAGTGTTCAAGGTTTTGCGCGACAATGACTTGTGCGTGAAGCAGGAGACAAGGTGGAATCCATTCAAAATTGGGAGGCTCCAACGAAGGTACCCAAGTTGCGGCCCTTCCTTGGCCTTGCCAATTATTATCAATGTTTCATTTTTGGCTATTCGGCTATTGCTTTCCCACTCACTGATTTGATGAAAAAGAATTGTGAGTGGGAATGGTCAGATGCTTGTCAAACTGCCTTCGAGAGACTTAAGGCAGCAGTAACGAAGGAACTTGTTTTGGCCTTGCCTGATTTCACTAAGGCAATCGAGGTTCACACCAATGCTTCGGATTTTGCTATAGGTGGCGTCCTAATGCAAGAGGGCCACCCGATAGCGtttgaaattagaaaattaaatgatgCGGAGAGGTGGTACTCTGCTCATGAAAGGAAGATGACGGTCGTAGTTCATTGTCTAAGAACTTGGCGTCATTATGTGTTGGGTGCTCATTTTGTCGTCAAGACGGACAACGTCGCGACGACCTATTTTCAGTCTCAAAAGAAGCTGACTGCCAAACAAGCCCGTTGGCAGGACTTCTTGGCGGAGTTCAATTTCACATTAGAGTACAAGCCGGGGAAGGCTAACCTTCGGCGTACGTTGATCAAAGAGGGGCACGACACTACATGGGCTGGTCATCTTGGGCAGAAGAGGACTTTAGCCTTGTTAGAGGCTTCTTATTAATAGCCTCGGATGCGGGACAATATCAAGGTGTATGTGCGGACTTGTCTTATTCGTCAACAAAATAAGGTCGAGACGAAGGCACCGGGTGGATTGCTTAAGTCGCTGCCCATTGCTGAAAAGCCTTGGGACAGCGTCACTATGGATTTCATTACATGCTTGTCGAACTCGGAAGGGTTAGGAACTATCATGGTCGTGGTGGATCGCTTCTCAAAGTACGCAACATTCACTGCCACGACGGCCAGTTACAAAGCTAAGGGGAGGCAGCCCGTATCTTCTTGCGCGACGTCGTCAAGTATTGGGGCATCCCCAAGCACATTATTAGTGATAGAGACCCTCGATTCATCCGCACATTTTGGAGAGAGTTATTCAGTCTCTTGGGATCGAAATTGCACTTTTCGACCAGTTTCGATCCACAAACGAAAGGACAGATCGAACGTATCAACGCGCTCTTGGAGTGTTACTTGCGGCACTATGTTAGTGCCAACCAAAAGGATTGGGCCAAGCTGCTGGACACTGCCCAATTCTCATATAATTTGCAGCGGAGCAAAGATATGGGAAGGAGCCCTTTTGAATCAGCAACGGGGCTGCAGCCTAATACACCCCAATCTTTGCCTGTTGATGCCGGCTTGAAGAGTTCGGGTGCCTATCATATGGCGAAAGCCTGGGAGGAGCAAGTTGACCTTGCACGATCGTATCTTGATAAGGCAGCCCATAAAATGAAGAAGTTTGGTGATCGGAAGCGGTGTCCAGTTGACTACCGAATTGGGGATCGAGTTATGGTGAAACTCAATCCAAGGCAGTTCAAGTCATTGCGGAATGTGAGTCAAAGCTTTATTCCCAAGTATGAGGGGCCTTTCGAGATCATTGCCAAGGCTGGCAAGATTTCCTATCGAATCGATATGCCCCATCATTTGAGGATACACCCCGTCTTCCATGCAAGCCAATTGAAACTGTACTTTCAAGACAAAGAGTAGGGGCAGTCCGGGAGAGCTAGAATTTTCATCACACCACCGACCGTGGACAAGCAGATCGAGGACATAATTGATCATCAACTTGTTTGTGGAAAAGGCTGGAACAACTCAAGCTCGCAGTTCCTAGTCATTGGAAAGGGACAACACTGTAGGAGGTAACCTGGGAAAAGTATGAGGACTTGTGGCAGTTTTGCGACAAGGTCCACAATTATTTGCAGTTGTGTAGTGTCGGAGTCGTCATCAAATCAGGTGGGGGAGTGTGTACCTCCCCGCCAGGCGTTACATTAAAATTTGGCGATTCCAGCCCCTCCGTCAACGTGCCAGGATCATATCGAGACTCAGAGGGTCGATAGAGTATGCCAAACTTCAGCCCAACCCTTGGGGGTTGCTTAGAGGCTAAGATGAACAATTAATACTCACCATGCCCAGCCAAGAATATCCTCCAATGTTGGGACAAAATCTAATGCAGCAGTTTCCTTATTTGGCAATAAAGCAGAAAAGCATTTCTGCCTACTTTTGAGCTTTTGTAAAGATTTTCATTTGTAGATTTTCCTTTGGGATTTGTCCCCAAACGTTTTTGACTTTCATATAAGCACTTTGTATAGAGTTTTAGGCAACTTATCTTGTAGAAAGACTTGGAGAAATATATTGGAAAATTGACTCTTGCCTCCCAAACTTTGTCTTCCTTGTATTGCCTTTCCTTGACTGTTTTGTGGGCTACGTTTTGACTGTCTTTTTTGTTACATCCTTCGATGTTTGTTTGGCTATTTGGACTGAGTTTTGAAGGGCTGTGCAAGCCTTCATAGACTGTTCCACGAGGTGAAAAATTAGCCCTGTGACACAATTCTTCATAGAGTCATTATTCACTTCAAACTTTTATTTAAGCACAATTCTTCAAAGAGTTATTGTTCACTTCGAACTCTTCATTGACTTAGAGTTATACTTCAAGTAagacttcttcttcaattcaAATTCCTAGCTTCTTCGGACTTCCtcttcaaattacatttattgattcttttgtattgTAATCGAACTCCAACACTTCAATTCAACAGTAACTTGAAGAGTTCTACTTTAAGTGAGACTCTCTCTTCAATTAAAACCCCTTACCTCTTTAGACTCCTTATTCAAATTAAAGTCATAGTGATGTCTTCTATTCAAACCATTACTATGAGTTATGTGATGATACATCGTTTAGCCTCACACTTTCAGAACCTTTTTATACTTTGATGGGGTATAGAACCTACTACTAAgaggatccactagtctatgccaAAAAAACATTAAgcgatcatctaaaaagtatgacacttTCTACCCACATTGACTTCATAGTTTATGAGAGCTGTGAGTTATTTGAACTCTCCCTATATCGATGTTTAATACTACTCCCACAATATAACtagctcatatgtttaaaaCATAACTCTTGTGGTTTGACATTATTACTAAAAATCTTTATCTTAAAAGAAATGGTACTCAAAACTATGTTAGAAATCTcaatttctttctcttttaaatgtgaaaacatttactcttaGAAATACTTGATTCCTATATAtccattttgaaaaaaaatcatgaactcAACTCTACTTTTTCTGAAACTCAACTGCTCAAGTCTCACatgtttagaaaaaaatgtaaaagacttctcaaaatatGGTTCTAGCTGAATTATGGACATAAATGACTCATTTTAAGGTTTCCAGTAACCATAAGTAGAACCCAATATTCGAAACTCAACAACTCCAGAACTCAAAAACTTCGATGATACTACTCATTTCAAGAATTCTCAACTCAAAGGGTTCGTGcgaaattatgagcatgaacaactcaactcaaggaccTTCATGGGTAATAAGTAATAGTTCCATGATTAggaatataatatcaaaaaggtaggaactcaatactcaagactGGGAGCTTGAAGATACTCCTCCTCTCAAAGGTACTCAACTTTTGGAGTTCATGTGGAATTTATGAGCATGAACGACTCGAGTCGAGGAATACAAATCAATATGGGGCTTATGTATATGAATCTTCTCATTCTCATactttctttctcaaaagatAGCTCAAATTAATAGTTGATCCgaaggattcacaattgaactctGCTGTTAACTCTTTTTTAAATGTAACTTATGAATTCAATAGTTATGATTCATGGATGATAATGTAGACTCATGAATACATTCACCTCATTCTTATACTCAATTGTTCGAGACTTGAAACAAGTTAttagaagttgtagaagactcctAAAAAAGACTCAAAATGTTCGAAGAACTCTTAAGAATTAATTCTTAAttctaccttgaatttgaattgtgAATTCAAGATTATGATTCATGTTACaaatgatttctaggtgtttagaaGTAGTTTAGAGTTATTAGCATCAAAATGGAGTGAAGGTACACTTTAAAGGGAATTAAATGGGACAACCGACAAAGAGGAAGTGGGGAAGACGACCCAGGTGCAGGGCACCTACCCCTTAACTTTAGAGGCTGCTTATTGGTGCACTGCTGGGGCGGCTTCCCAACCCTTTTAGAGAATCTGGGTCGCGCTGCCCCAGCCCTTCCCTCGgcaaaatttgatgaatttcgTCTCTCATTTTATGATAATAAATCGTTTCTAAtcgattttttttgttaaagaaaatTACCCAATGCAAGTACATAAGATTTTACAAGAAAAACACAACTCTTAATCTCATCACGATTgcctttaaaatttatcaaaccCATCCTAATTCAAGAATGAAATTAACAATATTTCAAACGCTTATCAAAGACTCAAATCTTTCAACTTTTGAGAATGAATTTACGttgaaaataacatgattggAGTGTGGGTGAACAAAAGCAACACTATGAAaacttacatacctcttagggatcAAACCCATGGCAAAAATTTGCAACAACTCTCAAGAATCTCAACGAACGCCTTGATCCTttccttttttctcctttttctcttcttttttcttcttgaaatgTTAACTAAAACCTTAGGTGTATATCAATTTAGACCCCAAAAGGcttactaaaaatgaattaaatctaaTTGGATAAGAAAaaaaccaaaatacccctcactattttcGAGTAACTTTACTTAATTAGACATTTTAAATTCAACAaggcatatctcactcatccaaaCTATAAACTTAGCAAACTCAGTGgtgttggaaagataattctaTGAACTTTAATTTGATATCTTATAGGCCACCTAACTCATACTGTGCTAAAAGTTATGATCGTTTGATATTgacccaaaaatttaaaggaacTTAGAATGACTTGAATAAATTCTCTTTAGCTTTTCTTGAAACTCAAAGTGCTACATCTAGTGACCTTattattcaagaaatttaaatttcttggtAAAATCCTACTCACATCGAAGGATGGTTCGAGtcttatttcaaaaaaaattgaggggtgttttagagatgaaaaaagtACTCATTTCCTAACTAGTTTTGCCTTGTTTATTAGGTTGCTTGATGAGTACCGTGTCGATTGGTACTCACTCCTTACTTCTACACATATGTAAGTTCTGATCCTAGACCCGTGtcatctcttcttctttattcaaggttTTTAAAGAACTTTGAGAGGTAGTTGCTTGTCATTCTTGGGGGTGAGGGGTGGGTTCTGGATCCTTATTGTATGCTTTGTTATATTAGAGAAACAAATATATTCAGACTtgtaattatcttttaatttttcactttatatattaatgacttgtacacgtgacaactaGTTTTTGTGGTTATATTAGAATGAATATGTTTTTCACtcttatgtttttcttgttttactttccacatttcttttattttatttggttgaaactgacttgtcttggtgagAATAGACAAATGCTTTCATTTTTGAATCGTGATAGACAATTCAATCATGATCTAACTTAACTCATTCAAACACATTGTCAAGCTCAAGACTCATCATAAACATCACAATTACTAGAATGactctttatttcttttatgaGGTCAATATGCTAAGATAAAACTATCAAAACCATCAAGTTACTAGTTTTAACTATCAAATGTCCTTACAATCAAAGAATGGCATATTTTTCACTTATCATATGTATACTATCATTAGGCCATGAGGATATCAAGTCTCTCACtctcataaataaatttaagacatatcaaaatatataacagGCTGACCATTAAGTCAATCAAAATATAGAATTTCAAGATCACAAGGAATTCATTTAGGTTGTAATTAATGTAGACTAAATGATATGTATAAAGTATTTGATTGAAAATAGTTACTGCTCTTCCCTATACACTTTAAGATACTGAAAAGATTAATCGAGTTCTTCCTTCTCAACTCACCCTACTTTCGACTTTTTGTGatacttttctcttttttatcttttttgagATATATTTTTCCTTCATTATTCAATTGGTTCAAGGTTTCGtttcacttttaattttttttactttctcaaacttctctactttttattGTTAagtcatataaaatatttttctttttattcttatcctttattttcagttttttcACCAAGTATAGATATTTTTATACCTTGGACACTAATTTTGTTCTCCTCTAAATCACATAACCTACTTCTCTAAGTTTATCCACCTCTTTATTTCTCATCTCCTTATTTTTCTAAATCTTTCAACATAAAATGTATTAAGTACTTTTGAATCAAAATCTGAggttaaataacaaaaagaaattagGATACATAATATGGTTGTCAAAGAAATAAGTTAATAGGCTTAACTGGAAAAAAATGTTTTGGTAGATATCATAATATagtaaaagaattaattttaaataagaaatGTCTCTAATCACATTAATTgagtataatttttaatttttttttatcacacaAGACAAAACCTAGATATCTTAATATGAACGAATGCACAAATTCTCACCACACATGACACATTAACAATTTCgaattttgatttttacaaCTTATAACCCATTGGGAGTTATTTATTGTTaggttgagttttttttatacatatatttaaagtTCTATTCTACATAGtatcattacaataaaaatatcttttagcgACTAAATATACACATTAATAAGGAGTGTTAAAGTTTTTACTGACATTAGTTAATTTATATTGGATCTAATGTCGGTAAATTCTTTAAGTGCATATTCAAAGAATGTTAATtgtctttaaaaatatataattagctGTAATTATGCTATTGCCATtgtttaaagacatttaaagaTAATTTTCGATGTAGTATATGAGTCTTTACTCAAGTACTTCTATCTTTTATGGTTTTTTAAGAGAATAAACTCTCATGAAGTCTTGCAACATATATCGTTTATTTAGAGCATACATATTACTAGTATTGATGGTGTTGACCCAATTTTGGACCTCCTCCTATTACTACTATTGATGGTGTTGACCCAATTTGGATCTCCTCCGTATGGATTATTCATCgagttttttcaatttcaaacgatttaaaataattaattatagaaaagtcataatatataaatgtgttctttaacttggcttcaaatcacatttatgccgTTCAACTTaggatgtgcacaaatagacacctAAACTTGTATTAAGTTGAACAAAtcgacacacatgtcctacatttcatcctacatatcatttttgtcctacgtgtattgtgtcatgtaggactcatgtgtttatttatttataagttggatagttaaagtgcatGTTTGTGCATTGTAAAAGTTGgaggttaaagttaaaatttgaagccaagtttaggATCCAATATGTGTGTTATGCCtatagaaaatttcaaaaaataaaataaaataatagtttgCACGTTATTGTAAGTAGtttgtcatttttataatttttaaattattattatgtgtttttaataattgtatatacaattagtatattttatgaatttcagAAATCGtctaaaaaaagattttaattttacttaaatGTTTTCTCAATTAGTTTTGGTTTAagcattaatttatatatttacattaaaattaaaaaactcgttaattatttaatattaattcgCTTTATTTAATCTTTAGTTGCCTTCGAATATATCCATCTCTTGTTGGATCAATTTTCAAGAGAAAATTTGGGCCGGAAGTCATAAACCCAGCAGCCCAAAACCCATCTGATAGCAACATACAACACACGCATACGTATACAACTACGCGCACAAACAGCAATAGAATCCCCTTCTTCTTCTTGACCCAGCGATTTACATTTGGGGCGTTCGAGTTCAAACAAAATTTCGGGGATCATCTGTTCGAAATCCAAGTTTCCGTCGGAATCTTTCGAGATTGGTGGCGGAAGCTTCATAGTTAAGCTGTAATTCCAGTTCGCTGCACCCGAAAAGGTAACTTCATGTTGACCCTTAGCTGGCATTTTGTTTGTAATCAGAAGTTTACTGTTGACTCTTGTTTTTCCTCGCTCGAATGCTTCTTTTCTTCTATGGTTTACTATTGACGCTTGGTCGTTTTGGTTCGAGTTGATATATTTTAGTTGTTGAGGCATAGACCATGTCTTTTTGTGTGATTTATGCCTAGAATGCCTTTGATTAATAGTTTGGTTTTTTACCTTTGATTATAATCTCGAAAGTTTGTTTCCTTCTTGTTCTTTGTCCTCGTTCAGTTCATATTTGTTAGGATGGCTGGAATGATGTCTTTTGTTGTTTGTTCGA harbors:
- the LOC138342100 gene encoding uncharacterized protein, producing the protein MDAYFEHVNMQSKAAKIKTTAMYLTDMAMLWWRRRKADMEKGVCIIDRWEQFKGELKRQFYLQNVVHEDSRSEDLLFYFLDGLQNWAKQELQRHQVHDVDEAIVVAESLNDFQADAAKERDNRSKTVPPKVDNNKIKGRPTPNRGSDTKGNTSDQPSNFCKSYEDRKEDAPHREGCYICEEMTHTARYCPSLRKLSAMVTAEKQQEKVAMQTRGSAGEQRGQNSRTDKGKNVDVGMFNHMALFYHISLAALAAQPASIRSRESLFVDANLNGKDVQIMVDTGATHNFVTEQKAKDLGLTYVASNTMLKTLNALPTSIHGFATKVPIDLGGRTGLTDFTIAPMDVFDIILGLEFWYEVNAFISPRHNQMHISDTGGSCVVPLIQVPQNGMHLSVMQIVKVFKRVPFSHCIEHVLSDNRDVMPEELPQRLPPRREVDHQIELVPGAKPPAMTLYRIVPPELEDLRK